Genomic DNA from Theobroma cacao cultivar B97-61/B2 chromosome 3, Criollo_cocoa_genome_V2, whole genome shotgun sequence:
GAGGGGCTAGTTCGGAAAAGGGGAAAACCATCACCAGCTTACCACAAACAACAATACAAGCCATGTTCATATTCAGAAAGCGAATGGTGAAGCAACCTAGAATCTCACCGGATACTGCTCATCTTATtctataaaaagaaatgataaGCCAATAAACACCATCCTGTCCAGAAATTCACACTCGAAATGCATGTTAACTTGAATCAGACGCAAATGTGTCAGTGTATTAGAAAAATACCAGTAAGTTTTCCTAAAATTTGATCAGCAAGTGTAAGGAATTGTGCTTTCATTGCAAGTAATGAAGTAAAGCTTGAACAATTGTGTGGTACAAAGATCATTGCATAAGATTCCTGAGCTGTAATAATTGCATATAAATACATGAATGAGAATCACCACAGCCTAGTCATTTACAAAATGGATACAGAtcagtgaaaaagaaaatttatcaGAACTGTGTGGAGTAGTTCTACTTCTAAAAGGGTTTATTTCACTTTCTGAGATTCCCTTCATTTCTTGCTTGAGAACATAGGGGAAAGCTTCTTCTCCAACTCCAATAAGCTGATATTTCAATGTAACAATTATGGGACAAATTACAAAAAGATCATAAGATTCAactaaaaaatggaaaatcaataaaaattacttACATCTCATATTTGTGTAAAGCTTCATTTCGTTTTGCCAAGTAGAGGTCACTATCTTTGGGTAAATTGTTTAAAGGATTGCCTGGATAACAtggaaaaaagagaattatACTGAAGTAACAAACAAAAGCAAGTATTAAAGTAGCATTAGAACAATTATTGAACACAAAGGAAATATCAAATATCCCAACATCTCTGGGATTAGGAAAATGGACATAGGGTTCTCATATCTAACAACAGGAAGGAAACATgatgaaaagagagaaattaataatgaGATGGATAGTGCAAACAAATTCTATTACATGCTGAAGATTAGCCTGAAATGGTATTGATATCTAGATGTTtgcttattttcatcaaatatgattttgatttactttatAGGGTAATCTGAGAAAGTACAAAGTAAAAAGCAAGTGTGAAAGCAACACACAAGTAAACAAAACCTTCAAAATAGAGCGTTTCATAAACAAAGAGATAGCAACAACTAGGAGAAAAATGAGTTTCCCCATAACTTAGTAACTAAGCATCAACAAGACTATTAAGCCCCATCATTGCAGAGTGACACATGCAATCTGTGAAGAGTgggaaacaaaaaagataaCCACAAAAAACTTAAAGTTGCAAGTTGGTGCCCAAAATAGAGCCACTGAAGCACACCAGAACATCCCACTAAAATTTAGTTCTTATGTTAATGTTTATAACGCATTAACATTTGAGCTGaattaatttcttgattttatgGACATCAACTTAAGCAAATTGCCATCATTAGCATAGAGTCGTGGCCGGTGGTTGTGTGGATGTGTGGAGGTGTACAAGTCTACAATGATTATGTTTCATATCAACTTTCCTCCCTCGAAAGCAAAAAATCACTCCATTGGTGTTGAATGTCCAAACCTACcctaaaaatcataaaaactaaCAGAAATTAGACATACTTAGCACTGGTGCAGGTTGTTTTGCCACTACATCCTTCCGAACTTTCAAAGCAGTTTCTTTATTAGAGGGCTGCAAACCAACCTGTTCAAGAAAAAGCAATTAATATGAAAGCAGTGAAGTATTCACTGGAAATTTGTAAATTAACACATTTGGAGATGAAACAGCTTATTCTTCCAAGTTAGATGACATGAAATGAGTCTTTACTCTTTAAGGCCATAAATAtcataagtaaaataaaatatttatatttgatatactGTCAGTGTATAGATTTTATACATTATTAGTCAACCAAATGTTGTCACCttgttaataaatatatttaaaagttgGGAACcctaataataaatatttataactttaaaaatatttattttgaaaaactttttaacttttaccTTTACACATTTTTGAGGTGACAATCTATGATTAAGTGATAGTGTATAGAATCTATACACTAACAGTGCATcaactataaaccctaaaatcaAAGGTAAACATTTTTACTAGGGCACTTCTATCAACTAAACATTGACATATCTGACACTAAAAGGCCAAACATCCATCAAATGTCAATTGCAGAAACTACAGTTTCTACTAGCAAGTgagaagaaaatggaagaatAGTCATTACCTTCTTTTCCCTCCTCTTTATTATCTTTAAATGGCACTTTTTTATGTAGTGCATCAAATGGTACCGAGAATGTCTAGAGCATAATTGGTCCTTGACTTGTGGGTTCTCATTTAACCAATCTGAAATATCCTTAGATTTAACCACTTCATCTGTATCCAAAGATTCTAACCATGAATAGACCGGTATCCACTGATCAGTGCGCTGAAACCGAGCCGGTGGAAGATCAGGCTGACTGGGTTCTTTTTCCTGCCAGATGAGATGAAGGGAAACGAATTTAGAACTAAGGGCATAAAACTTCAGTAGCAACAGAATAAACCAATCTAAAAGGAACAAAATCCCATACAATGCAAAATGGATTCCAAGAAAGCATAAAGAGAATATTCAATTCACTGCATCCTTTCCCAAACTTATTCAGTCTCACAGGATACAAATAAGTAATaagtaatttaaataaacccctaaatcaagaaaataaaaagaaaacaagctTTTCTATTctcatacatgcattgattcTCGTCTCATGCTTTGATCTCTCCATTTGACAAGCATTACCTTttccatcttttcttttttatcagCGACCACGAGTCTAGGATCATGCTAAGTTTCATTATATATGGAAATAATATCCACGCAATTAATACTGTAACCAGGCTATCACATCCGCATATTTAACACTGAGATATCATTACACgtttgaaatgaatatttgttaCCAAAAAAGAATCCACTGTAATAAATGCTAAAAGGATTGAAACTAAAAGTATACCTGGGACTGGGAGGGAAATCTCAGGTAATTTTGGATTGAGAGGAGTCTGTCGATGAGCTCAGATCGTGGCATGGATTGGAGGTCGGCTGGTAAGGAGCCGAAGTTGGAGTCGATCCAGACTTCGACTTGGCTCACGTTTACGGCTTTTGCTTCTGGGAATGCGCTCACCCAGGCACGAGCTAGGGTCTCCCATTCTTGAGCCTGTTGGTCTTCGCGGAGCTGATTGTGAGGGCCTTGATCGGACGGTCTAGATTCGTCGTCTAGGGTTTGTGCTGCTGAGTTCGACATCTCGTCGGGTGCCGCCAACTTGTACCTGAGTTGGACTTGCAGCTCTTTTTTGCGGTTTTCTGCTATCTTTGAAGTAGATTGAAACGGCTACGTTTCATCctcctttttccatttttcattttgctaTTACGGAATAGGTTAAATTCCCTTTCAATAATCAAATtcgaataataataatcattaaataccTCACTCGTTGTCGTTGATGTCGTTACTTTACCTTaactttaatttactttaatttaattctgtAGATAGTGTATACTATATgacattatttgagtaaaattaaatagaaCATAAATAAACCCATAGTTATGCTCTAAGGAACACAAGATTGATTAAATAGTCATGAATTATTTGGGCAGTTGAGTTGAGCCATTATTTTGCTTGgaacttttttcctttttggtcAAAATCAACAGTCTTAATTCgtgaaaaataaagatttttacTTTCAAAATTCTATGATCAGTTACAGATAACGAGTCACCTGATAGAAACCATGCAGAGCCTggtaaacaaaataaatacaGGAGCACTTTGCTCAGATGTCAGCATTTTTCCCTATCCTATTACTTATTATATTAATGTAATgtaatagaaattaaaagtAGTGCCGCTGCAAAATTTGTCTCACATTAATGCCTGCTATGTAATGGCTTCCATAGTGTGCCTTCCGCAATTACTTTGTCCTTAGCTTCGCCCAAGTTTAAGCTTTCGGGAAGACTACCTGGTCTTGTGTGCTTTGGccaatttcttctttcttttctttacaGCTTTTGGCACTTTGGTCTTTCGAGCCTCCCTCTTCTCCtctttgactttctttttattctcttttctaGCTGCTCTCTTATCAACAGGAGCCTGCGCCACATTGTCAGGTGAGGGACCCTCCTCTTCTGAGCCACTCAAGTTCTCTTCATCCCCACCTGTTTCAGAATCAGATGCAGACTCAGCTTCAGACTCACTCTCCTGATAATTAGAACCGCCAGCTGGATCAATGGAGGACCTTTCTAAAGGTCTTGTGTTAGCATCCTGCTGCTGCTGCTCCGCTGGTGAAGAATGAACTTTTGGGAGAGCCTCCTTTAGTCCTGTAATAGTCTTATAATATAAGTCTGCAGTGTCCTTGCCACTTGTTATTCGTATTACATCTTCCTCAGCATTCTTGACATGATCCAGTGCCTTTGGAATATATGactgaaaaaaatgaaacaaataaTCACCTAGTTAATATAAAATCCAAAAAGGTTGATCCAACCTGGCATACATATCAGGTAGTAAGTTTGATACATTTCACTTTCAAACTAATGATACACTGTAAACTTTCAAAATCTGTTATACCAAAGAATTTGCGAGCAGAATAATATTATGATTTTCGATATATAGCCAATATCAAATTAGAACATTTATCAGACTCCTTAGAGAGAAACAAAATCTTGATCTCTAATGATTTTCTTGCAAAAAGAACACAGTAAATTCTCAAGATATGTCTAAGCACACAGGAGAGACTTTCTACACCTAACATTGGTCGCTGCAGATACTTGATGCTGTCATTTTGGGACTGATCATAGGACATCTCTTGCCAGAAGTTCTAAAAGTCTGGCAATTTATCAAAGCATGTCCTCACATCACTTACCCAGTTGCCCACTTGGCACATATGGGATGACATAAATCTAGTTCCCTTGCTTAAGAGAAGGAGAAAGGAATTCAGAGACACTACAAAAACACAGCATGATTTGATATATTGTCAATCAACAAACCTGCACAAACACAGAGTCCGCAATTTCATCCTCCACAGACATATCTCCTCTTGCCAAAATCTTTTgctgaacctgaaatgtgaCATAAGATGAAAGGGTGACAATAGAGACCTCTCtgaatttataaggaaaatctGAACCAAAAATAAAGGACAAACCTCCTCCAAATAACTATCCACAGAGTCATCTGTAATAGTTGGATCCACTATGAAATCAAATAATTCTCGTATTGTCATGACAGCTACACCATGTTTCTTAAAGAAATCCTGCATGGAGATGATGTCTGATTAACTCTTACAGTCATACTGTTAGTCAAGGTcacctttttctcttatccaaataaatatttaacaagaaaaacataatattttttcctATTCAAGGAGGTAGGAGTGGGGATGTGGGGAAAGGTgccaaaataacaaaagaaataaggaaaagaaaacatacaGAAACATGAACACAATCTTCACGTAAGAAATCCAGGGCATGTGGATGGTCAAGATCAACTGCTTGAGAGACATCAATTATGTACAAGTGACCCTGCAAAGTGGAAGAGTTCAAATAAGCCCAAAACTAACTTAGAGATCCCTTTTTCCTCTTTGCCTGTAGTTTTTGTTTGAAACCTTCAAGAGTTGGGCACAAAGAAAAATGTATTATCAATTGCAAGGGATTGAAAAAATAGTCATCACCTCAAAGTAAAGTATGTTATATTCACTGAGATCGCCATGCACTAGTTTGCACTTTTGATATAATGTCCGCATTGCAAGTATCATCTGAAAAAGAGGCCATGAAGTTAAAGCAAATAggcaagagaaaaagaaaaatatgcgATATGACTTAAATCCTTTTGACTAGCTTGAGATAATCCGATAGATGCTTAACACATGGACGCACCTCTACATAACATTCACGTAACTTGTCTAAAGATAATGAAGCATCTTTAAGACGAGGTGCAGCCCAACCAGCTTTTCCTGTAACACGAAGTTTTATCAGATAAAACCCATGGAAAATCAGCATACTAATTAATAAAACCACTGAAAATTATTCTGATAACTGGTAGAAGAAAAGCCATAATGATAAACGCCCACAGTACCTATGAATTCCATGACCAGAACATGAAGTCTCAAAAGAAATGGAGTCGGGCACCTAATTCCTGCAGCCTTGAGCCTGCAACTCAaaacaaacatattttcacTCATGAAAAGCAAGCAAAACGATGCTCATATAAGTCAATCATGTGTTTATGATCACAGAAATGATGGTCACGTTCCCTCAAAAACATTAAGATTTAGTTTTACCTCATAAGATTCCTCATTTCTTTCTCAGCCCACGTCTTCAccatttttctaggattgtgcTTACAATATCCATATCTGAATCGATAATCACCTTGTACATATCGATCTCGATCCCTGAAGTCATTATTAGAAACAGATCAATTATGTTATTAACCTACATAATCTTTTGCATGAAAAGATGGAATTTAATTTTGTGACATTAAAACAATGCAGCAGGTCTCACAAAAATAGGAAGCCAAACCACCAAAATTGTATGCCAACATCTATAAAAGAATTTAGTACACTCATCTAGAACAACATCATAAAGAGAAACGCAACAATTCGCTTACATCCACTCCTCATCTCATGCATTCATCATTAACCATTAACACATTAAAAGAGTCAATGTTCTATAATGTTAGGACtccaaaagagaaagagatatACATTTCAATCACTAATCAGTATTTGACTTACTTGAAAACCAAAACAGAAGTCTTGTAAACTTTGATTGCTAGTTCCCGACCATCAGATTTTGTTGCATGATATACATTTGCCTGTACAAAGAACAAATTCAagatcacatgatttcatcagaatatgattttaaaactAAAGTAAACACAATTAACATCTAAGTAAAAGACCACAATGCATACCTCTTTGCCAGTTGATATGCAGCCATTGATATCATGAAACACGCCTCGGTTCAGCATTTTAAACAGAACCATTCGAGTTCTCGGATCAATAGCCTGCAGAATAACATTATCATGAGCTCCATcttccaaaagaaagaaaaagggtcATCAAATGTTTAAAAGCAATCAATTCTAAGTTATTCACCTGCTCAACAGTAGCACGATCGGCTTTCTCagtagttttaattttaccaATGGCCATTTCTCGAACACTTTCACGAATTGCAGTTGTAACGGAATTCGACATTCCAACATTTAACCTCCCTTCCCACTCCTACACCACTCAATTCACACACcaaatcaaattttcaaaaaagaaaaagggaaacataaaaacaagaaatttaaatgaatatgCTATCAAGTAAGTGATAGCAATATATAATTTACCTCTAAAGGGGAAGCTCGAATATGATTAGAGAACTTCTGGTTACGGTTGGAGAGAGGCTGAAGAGCGGATGAGTTGGGCCGCGAGTGCAGCCCACCGTGAGCGTTGGGCCGCCTCGAATTGAGCGAGAAAGCACCGTCGACGGACTCGTCGTCGTCCTTGGAGTCCAAATAGTCCAATGCCTCGCCGATTTCAGAGTCGGATGACCACGAAAgatcttcttcctcttcttcatATTCCGCAGCTTCGTTTGGTGCGTCTTCTGGTTTCTCCTCTACTTTAGACATCccgcttttttttttttttcttttttcgtGGCCGATATAGCTTTTACACTTGGAGAGAGAacgagaagagaaaaagaagaacgATCGTTGGCCGGTAACCGCTTCGGCCTTGGCGGTTCTCTTAAACCCTAAAAATGGAGGGAGGAAATTCTGCTTTCTTAAATGAGCTGGCTGACCCATGAGAGTTATTTGGGCCTAGTCCTTTGGGCTTATGTTTTTTGGATCTGTTTCGTAAcactaattaatttatttaaaaaaataaattttttgaaatatattttactgacaaatttttcttttttgttatttaaataaattgaggaaaatattttatgttatttaaataaattgttgAATGAAAAACGTTTATGTGAAAAGCATATTACAAACATTCATCCTACATCCTacattataataaaaacatcTTATAAATACTATATAATAAAAGTATCCTACAAATATTCATACTACATAATAAAAGCACCCTAATATTCATCCTACACATAAACCATGTAACTATCCAACAATCATTTATCAtactaaataattaaaatcatcCCACAATCATTCGGCAAACATTGCATAAATGACAAAAAGCTTAATTGCTATCTCCACAAGACAAGAAATTATTGTCCAGCCAAACTCTTTCAATGTTGTCACTCTTCATCATGAATGCCTTTACTTGCTTTTCATGCtctatcaaataatcaaaaagtaaAGGCCAGAAAAACCTGATCAAGCCCTTTCATCTTTAGTCACTTGCCCACAAGCCTTCAATTTTGTCATCAGATAATTGAAGGAAACCatcaattcatattttttttaaaaaaaaaggtataaAAAAAACTTCTGGGACCACTGATGATAGGAACACAATAAAACGAGGGCTGAAAACCACTGGAAAAGACCCTAT
This window encodes:
- the LOC18605102 gene encoding uncharacterized protein LOC18605102 — translated: MSNSAAQTLDDESRPSDQGPHNQLREDQQAQEWETLARAWVSAFPEAKAVNVSQVEVWIDSNFGSLPADLQSMPRSELIDRLLSIQNYLRFPSQSQEKEPSQPDLPPARFQRTDQWIPVYSWLESLDTDEVVKSKDISDWLNENPQVKDQLCSRHSRYHLMHYIKKCHLKIIKRREKKVGLQPSNKETALKVRKDVVAKQPAPVLSNPLNNLPKDSDLYLAKRNEALHKYEILLELEKKLSPMFSSKK
- the LOC18605103 gene encoding serine/threonine-protein kinase rio1, producing MSKVEEKPEDAPNEAAEYEEEEEDLSWSSDSEIGEALDYLDSKDDDESVDGAFSLNSRRPNAHGGLHSRPNSSALQPLSNRNQKFSNHIRASPLEEWEGRLNVGMSNSVTTAIRESVREMAIGKIKTTEKADRATVEQAIDPRTRMVLFKMLNRGVFHDINGCISTGKEANVYHATKSDGRELAIKVYKTSVLVFKDRDRYVQGDYRFRYGYCKHNPRKMVKTWAEKEMRNLMRLKAAGIRCPTPFLLRLHVLVMEFIGKAGWAAPRLKDASLSLDKLRECYVEMILAMRTLYQKCKLVHGDLSEYNILYFEGHLYIIDVSQAVDLDHPHALDFLREDCVHVSDFFKKHGVAVMTIRELFDFIVDPTITDDSVDSYLEEVQQKILARGDMSVEDEIADSVFVQSYIPKALDHVKNAEEDVIRITSGKDTADLYYKTITGLKEALPKVHSSPAEQQQQDANTRPLERSSIDPAGGSNYQESESEAESASDSETGGDEENLSGSEEEGPSPDNVAQAPVDKRAARKENKKKVKEEKREARKTKVPKAVKKRKKKLAKAHKTR